The DNA sequence CGGACAACGCTTTTTCCAATGGCTCAACGAGCCCGGCAAGTAGCGGAAATTCGCCCAGCGGCCGGCCGAGCGCGTCCGCAGCTGAACAGCCAAGCAGAGGCTCAACCGCGGCATTGGCAAACACAATCCTCGGGCTCCGGTCGAAGACGAGCACGCCCTCGGCGATATTCGCGCACAGAATCCGAAATCGGCGTTCGAGGTACTGGATGCGGTCCTGTTTTTGACGGTCGAACTCCTGAAGCCGGTCCATGGCACGGTTGAACTGACGTCCAAGTTCGGCGAGTTCATCTTGGCTACCTGCACTCACTCTGACCTCAAGCCCACCCTCCTGGGTCCGGCGGATTGCATTAGTGATCTGCCGAATCGGCGTAACCGCGCGCCGTGGTAGAGTCGTCATGAGCCAAGCGAGAACGATGACTGCCAACAGGAGTGCGGTAACGACGTTGCGTTCACCGCGGCGTGCCAAGCGCTGCGCCTGAGACTGATGCTCTGACAATCTGCTGCGGCCAATAGTGGTTAGCGAGTCA is a window from the candidate division WOR-3 bacterium genome containing:
- a CDS encoding HAMP domain-containing protein yields the protein GDRISLAFLAARRAEERRIVYRDSVARAEHDAIMAQIIELCEQGRELAPDQEARFGTIASLTRTYAAMFASDSLSRPLLAERAALIQQQISIQADSLTTIGRSRLSEHQSQAQRLARRGERNVVTALLLAVIVLAWLMTTLPRRAVTPIRQITNAIRRTQEGGLEVRVSAGSQDELAELGRQFNRAMDRLQEFDRQKQDRIQYLERRFRILCANIAEGVLVFDRSPRIVFANAAVEPLLGCSAADALGRPLGEFPLLAGLVEPLEKALSGAVGREECEVLPALPFSAVCISTLKGREGNVFAALVVITNPVPPPSVSEEGAETTSPS